A stretch of the uncultured Desulfobacter sp. genome encodes the following:
- a CDS encoding BrnA antitoxin family protein — MNKDSISKTSMDDEYPEVTQADFDRAIFRQGLKPVEKKQRITIMLDAGVIGYFKSKAGKKGYQTLINESLKRVIAEDQADQSSLESILRKVIREELGKASA, encoded by the coding sequence ATGAACAAAGACTCTATTTCAAAAACCTCTATGGATGATGAATACCCGGAAGTTACCCAGGCTGATTTTGACAGGGCTATTTTTCGTCAGGGATTAAAGCCCGTAGAAAAAAAACAACGGATTACCATTATGCTGGATGCCGGGGTTATTGGTTATTTCAAATCAAAAGCAGGAAAAAAAGGGTACCAAACTCTTATCAATGAAAGTCTAAAAAGAGTCATTGCAGAAGACCAGGCGGACCAGTCGAGCCTTGAAAGTATTTTGCGTAAGGTTATCCGTGAGGAATTAGGGAAAGCATCTGCATGA
- a CDS encoding BrnT family toxin gives MKITWDENKRQSNIVKHGGLDFAKAHIVFAGATFTFEDTRMDYGEQRFVTIGLLDGVVVIAHTENTDEIRIISMRKATKNEQRLYFKNLYG, from the coding sequence ATGAAAATTACGTGGGACGAAAATAAACGGCAAAGCAATATAGTTAAACACGGCGGCCTTGATTTTGCCAAAGCCCACATAGTGTTTGCCGGGGCAACGTTCACCTTTGAAGATACCCGTATGGATTATGGTGAACAAAGATTTGTAACCATCGGCTTATTGGACGGTGTTGTGGTAATCGCCCACACTGAAAACACCGATGAAATCAGAATAATATCCATGAGAAAGGCAACAAAAAATGAACAAAGACTCTATTTCAAAAACCTCTATGGATGA
- a CDS encoding pyridoxamine 5'-phosphate oxidase family protein yields MPELPEETSNAWDNHKGPVILTTVNKDGVPNSIYATCVSKYDEQTLVVANNYFSKTMENIKSGSKACILFITSDNTSYQVKGTLEYHTQGPVFDDMKKWNPEKHPGHGAAALKVETVYKGAEKLL; encoded by the coding sequence ATGCCTGAATTACCTGAAGAAACCAGTAACGCCTGGGACAACCACAAAGGCCCTGTGATACTAACCACCGTGAACAAAGACGGGGTTCCCAATTCCATTTATGCGACCTGTGTGAGCAAATATGATGAGCAGACCCTGGTTGTGGCCAATAACTATTTTTCCAAAACCATGGAAAATATCAAATCCGGATCCAAGGCCTGTATTTTATTCATCACTTCGGACAATACATCCTATCAAGTCAAAGGTACGCTTGAGTATCATACCCAGGGGCCTGTGTTTGACGATATGAAAAAATGGAACCCTGAAAAACATCCGGGCCACGGCGCTGCCGCACTAAAGGTCGAAACGGTTTATAAAGGGGCTGAAAAATTACTATAG
- a CDS encoding OmpA family protein → MPEQDNKAGTIIVANDKSSTTLETPYSCATVGKAQSKIDTKIIEKNKVQDEYKTLFQAEPLKPVSLLLYFEFGSDRLQPESAALIDDVLKLAKEREPSEVSIIGHSDSKGNADYNYQLALERAKVVEKIIKDANINLRNISVTSHGENDPLVITGDNVSEDKNRRVEIMVK, encoded by the coding sequence TTGCCGGAGCAGGATAATAAAGCAGGGACTATCATCGTAGCAAACGATAAGTCCTCCACAACGCTGGAAACACCGTATAGCTGCGCAACGGTGGGCAAAGCTCAATCAAAAATTGATACAAAAATAATTGAAAAGAATAAAGTCCAGGATGAATATAAAACGCTTTTTCAGGCCGAACCCTTAAAACCTGTCTCTCTCCTTCTTTATTTTGAATTTGGCTCGGACCGTTTGCAACCTGAGTCTGCAGCATTAATTGACGATGTCCTTAAATTAGCAAAAGAGAGAGAGCCTTCTGAGGTGAGTATTATTGGCCACTCTGATTCCAAGGGCAACGCAGATTATAACTATCAACTGGCCTTGGAGCGGGCTAAAGTTGTTGAAAAAATTATAAAAGATGCAAATATCAATTTGAGAAATATATCCGTAACCTCCCACGGTGAAAATGATCCACTGGTGATTACAGGTGATAATGTCTCAGAAGATAAAAATAGAAGAGTTGAGATAATGGTCAAGTAG
- a CDS encoding FecR domain-containing protein: protein MKNLIKIVFIFMVGCCATAFAQDGKVAFVKKIVGDVLIKRGETIVTTDVGDPIFKSDVLITKVGSSAGIVFEDGTTIAVDQNTECKIKDYLFEPETNAYAFALYLEKGQAIYHSGRIGKLAPDKISLKTPHAIVGTRGTHFIIKVD from the coding sequence ATGAAAAATCTTATAAAGATTGTTTTCATTTTTATGGTTGGATGCTGTGCAACTGCATTCGCGCAAGACGGAAAGGTTGCATTTGTTAAAAAAATTGTCGGCGATGTTTTAATCAAACGGGGCGAAACGATCGTTACGACGGATGTCGGGGACCCGATTTTCAAATCAGATGTATTAATCACAAAAGTCGGCAGTTCTGCCGGCATCGTATTTGAAGACGGTACAACTATTGCCGTAGACCAGAATACGGAATGTAAGATTAAAGACTATCTGTTTGAACCTGAAACAAATGCATATGCCTTTGCACTTTATCTTGAAAAGGGACAGGCGATCTATCATTCAGGCAGAATTGGAAAACTTGCGCCGGATAAAATTTCTTTAAAGACACCACATGCAATTGTAGGTACCAGGGGAACGCATTTTATCATCAAGGTAGATTAA